The DNA segment tttacatatatctttatTGCATAACGATTAAGAGCCTGGTACAAACTATTATGTGATCAATATCTTGATTGTTTAATAATCATAGATTTCAATACGGAACTGTAATTTATCTGAAACTAGCTTTTATcaatgttttacaatatttctaACATAATGTCAATGGacattttttgttgattgtgtattttgatgatatttaaaaacagctactttctttaaaatgattctttttagggaaaaacaaTTTCATATTCATTAATATAAGACGATGACTTGTCAAAACTTCATTTACGGGTAAAAAGGCATCctcttgtttatttgtatttccatttccattctcaaatttatcAAATCACTAATTAGCATAAcgattcagcacccaatttatttttacatgcaATTTCATGCACAAAGAAATAAACTTTCAAGTTATACACTGTCCACACTGAACTATATCTATGtcctcggacctaataggatagaaagacttgaccaattCTAAACTTTGTAAGATCTAAGATTAGGAAAATGTGCGATAGTCGGTAAAGTTGTATGGCCATAGgatacttgtatatatttcagaCACGGCGGTAATTTTAATATCGAAATTTGGATGCATAATATTCCCGTTTTAATCAAATGACTTTAGCTGTCAAAATTGGGCCTTAAAATAATTGCTTATAAAATGCTCTTATAATTGTGTCCATGGGTCAATTATATACAAGATTTCAGtaccttattttttatatttgtatggtGGTATCAAAGTGTTGACCGAaggatatttttgtaaaaagcgCCCTTCGCGCGCTTCATACAAAGTGTACTTCTGTCAATGCTTTTACTTCCcaataaaattaccaaaaaaaaccattcaattctaaaataaaCCTCGCATTTCTCAAACTAATCCTTTACCAGGTTAATAATTACACAACGTTGACTATTGTTCccttattttttacttttacctattatatctgtttgttatGGTCagacatcgttgtcaatataaggGAATTTTATagaactgtcatacaagtgagtggttgtgctagctataaaaccaggtttaatccaccattttctacatagcaGATGCATGTATCAAGTAaagaatgtgacagttgttattcgttcgtttgatgtatttgagcttttgattttgccatttgattagggactttccgttatgaacaaattttgaattttagttcagtttttttttgtaaattaacttTTTTGGGAAAATTTTACCTGCACTTATAGCATTTGATGGCTTTGGCTACTTTAGAATCTGAAGATATCCCGCCATCATGAAGGGAAAAGGTTATGTAAGAAAAAATGAGTTGCGAATACATTATGCTTATTCTGTCTTGTTGCAAAATAGCTTGATGAATAGATTTGTGTTTAAATAAATTGGCAGCAAGAATGTATTAAGCTGACACGCCGATCCGCATTTAATCTTGCTAGTTCACTACGTTATTGCCCATTTAATTGGTCGATTAGTCtccctaaaaaaaaaacttgcatcAATAGATTCCGTGTTGGCTCTTTCTTCAATGCTAATTTGAGagcaaataccaattttatGTTTGTGTTGGTTGAAACGTCCGGGAAAAGAAATCACACGCAATATGCAAGTGACAGCGGGCTGTCCTAAAAGCTAAGTTAAGATCCGTTTTATCAAATGCAATCTCATGAAACTGAACTTTAAATtgcttatttgaataaaaatatttacaaagggCTTTAAACTAATAATCAAATTCTTAAATATACCTTTTTTAATAAACAGACATGAATATGTcttgattgtttgttttgttgtccaGCAACTAGTTtcctttaattatttttagctATTCAATTGTACGGATTTTAAATGACAGATAAGTCGTGAAATATAAGTATTTCATTTAATCATCAAACAGactgttgtttaaaatatgtttttccttATAATATATTACTTACATTCTTATAGAATCAAACCATGGGGGCTCTATGTAACAattttttcgtttttctttgttgacatatttgtttgtttttatagtgataaagACAATGTTGGctgctgtatccctattttagacattttaaaCTATTATATCTGTTAGCTTTTTTCATACTACATTGTTAATGTAAGGGAATTTCGTGCTactttcatacaagtgaaagtTGTAGCTAGCTATAAACCAGGTATAATCCTCCTTTTCTTCATACGAAAATGTctgttaggaatatgacagctggtATCCATTCAATTgatgtatttggttttttttattttgtcatttgttaaaaaCTATCCGTTAAATTTTTTCAAcgagttctgtattttttgcCTTTTACATTTTGCGACATGACACTATCATTTTCAACATAGGTGGATGTAAAACTAAATTACTTTgaacaattgtttttgtttttgaaaaggTTGTACTTTAAGTCTACATATGATTATATTATATCAACAAACATGAGTCGACCAGAACGGTTGCACACTTAATACCCATAAGAACCGTATCTATTTGTTGAAATATCAATCTATCAAATTGCATAATAATGTTGTCATCCAATAGTCCAGAATTTTGACCTAAAGAAAGAGGCGTGTATTCatgaatttcattttgttaaatcGATGAATCAATCTTTCATTTGAGTATTGGCAATTTGGCAATATCAGTGTAAACCGGTGAAAAATCTAAAGGTTTGATAtatctgttaaattgttataattaGTTTAAATCTTTTGCAGTAAATCTATGAATTTATTTGTATCATTCACATCTGATTGACACCGCTGGTTGAATATACGTCGTCACAATATGTCTGAAGATCATATTTTACTGTATAAAAAATGTAGTAAGAATTCTAAAAACATGTTAAGTCGAAAATCCTGATGACACATCTACATATCGTTTTTGTAAGAATtatgtgtatttatatatagagTATCAATACGCGAAATTTTCGTcgtacttttttatattaatgtacATAAAGATAGTTAATGGCTAAAACAAACTGTCTCCCGAAATGCATGTAGTGACAGCATTGTGACTTAAGATATTGCCGTCTCAAGAGAGGGACAAAAAGAaggtaccagagggacagtcaaaatcaaaaatcgaaaaataaactgacaacgccatggctagaaatgaaaaagacaaacagacagacaatagtacacatgacactcAGGTGACAACACAACAAACTACCAAATTCAATAATTTCGCGTTTAACCCTTTGTGTAATCGTGTGCCTCTTTCCAAAATAGTCAGTATGCTGCATATGGGTATTACTTGGAAAGAAATCAAAGTTTTCCTTTGTGCCTGTTATATGTGTCAGAAAACAAAATAGGATTTTTTGGTAGACAAAACTCTTCTCTTAATGTATAACACAAGAAAAACATGATCGATCTTCgtgttttaataatatatttgtaatcaGTGACAGGATTATGTGGGTTGGCCCAAGAGTTTTCTTCACTGAATGACTTCAATCAATTAAAACGTAAACAATGAATGCACAAATAAACagatgttgatattttttaaataatagatGAAATTGCATAAATTTCATCACGCTTCCTGGGCTCTATAGTATTGACGAAAACAAAATACTTAATGTAGAACTGATTAGTTTCACGAAATGAAACATATGTATAGCCATACAAAAGCAACAGTCCAActaaattgttttgatattcTAAAGTATTTAAATACTGAAATAATATGATTAAGTTAAACGCTCAttcctaatatttttttttagataaatacaACAGGTTTTGTAAACAATATAAATTTGCTGATCATCGTACCATGCGTAAAAGACaagaaatatttgtgtttttactcaaaaaatgtattgtcgaaattattattattatcattattacaGTTGTGTATGGTACTATTTTGATTTTGCATTGCCACGATTGAGATAAAGTGTGAAAAGTATTTCTATTGGGGTCACAAAGAAGCCTAGTTGATTTACTACATTGTcttattccaaaaaaaaatataaaatattaccaGTTATGCATATATCAAAAGGATAGGATATTAACTCTATTGACAACAAGTGTTTCAGATATATTCAACAGTTGCAAATGAATGTAATGCCGTCCCCTCAAAAGTAGCCCCACTCAAATGAATACTTTAACTAAGTTTTACTCTCAAAGGCCAATCTCGATTTTGTAAGTCAAAAATCTTACATTGACCATAAAACACACtgagttttcaaaataaattttcttttatcaacataaaataatgtatatacctTATTACACTCCCTTGCCAGTTGGTTATTCCGGGAgagagaaaaatcacaaaaatgtttcattcataTCATCCGCAATTAAAATTACACACGAGAGACTATTTTTCTTATTCCTTAGGCCAAAACGGTTTGAAAGACTTACAATAgttatattttaatcatattgCAGGTAAGTCATATCTTAGTATGCTgtcttgtaaatataaataagagaCACCTGAACGCTCGTTTatccatataaaatatttgtttaccactcaatgtaaaatttgagGGAATATCCTGAACTTCAAACAGATCGAGATTGGTTTCGACGACTGAGTTATCATTACCTGctatagatagatataagaagatgtgatatgagtcccaatgagacatctcttgTACATACATTACCCGCCATTTCACAgccaaaatataacataatgtCATGCATTCTAGTCTTATCGATACAAAAGTGCGCTCCCCTTACATTTTAGTTAATAGAAAAGTTATAAAACCCAAAATCCAAACTTCGCTCTGATGAAAAATATGGCATCTAACTAATTAGTAAGCTGAAGATATATAAGTAATGTTGTAATAATGACTGCGACTAATAAAACCCAAAATAGAATCATGTCAACTCTTGCAATTATATCTGGCCATGTCAATTCTATAATGTCGGTGTTTTCCGTCTTAGTGACTTCACCATTCATTATAGCACTATCGTTTTGAGTATTGTTGTCAGAACATCCAACAGTCTTTTTACTTTGCATGTATTTGATAAACGATAGAGTAAAGACAACTTGCAGCCATTTTGGAACAGGCTTTGATCGGAAGTGTAATCGGAGTTCCACAGCTGTTACTATAACAACGATAGTACCCATTCCAAGTtgaaacattaaataaaattccaaaatagAACCGGCGGTTTTAGGGAGTGTTGAACTGACAATTGACAGGAATACGGCAAACGACAGAAACACTGTAATAGAGTAACTCATCTTCTCACCACAGTTAACTGGTAGTgcaaatgtaaatatgtttaaaatagcCAATAATACAATAGGTGCGAtaacatttatcaaataaaatgtaggaATTCTGCGTACCGTAAGGGAAAACTTGACTCTTGTTTCTGCAGATGAGTCTACGGTGGCTGATGTCGACACAACTTTCCATTCCCCGTTAcctttgaaattgtaaaaatttattCCTTTCAATCCCTTTGAAATTTTTATCTGGGAAATACTGTATGACcacacaacaaaaataatatcacACGTTTGCTCATCGAATGGAAACTTTTCAATGTTAATATCACACTTTGTTTCGAATATTTCAAAGGGTGACCATCTCAACATACCATCTTTTTCAATGATCACTTTAATAAACCCGTTTCCTAGTTCGTCTAACTTTTTGAATCCATTTTGTAGTGAAATGTCTGGTTTCCAAATTTTATCTTGTGATACATAGATTGTTGACAAATTTCCATACGTAGCAGGTGTCCACTGTAGATATTCGTCTTTCCAATATATGTCGACAAATCCAGTTGTTATCAACTTTTGTTTAACCTCATCGATACCATTTACAGCTACAAGAAAAAGGTCTAAATCCACTCGTAAGGGTTCTGACTGGTTTAGACTTGGACgcacttctttgttataacCGTCTGTTATGAATAATTTTTTCATCAAAGCTTTCATATTGTCACCAGTTTGTGCTTGTGAACAAGCGTTTAGATACCAAATTAAAATAATGGATAGCATAAATCTTGCCATGTTTAActacaaatgtacaaatatgAAGGAATAGACTTATCGATCTTAATGTATTCaataatgttttgtattttgtaaaaacattagATGGGCTGTACCATGCAGGTAATTAACCGAACGACTTCAAACAATCAACACGTAAGCAATTCGTTCacattcaaaaacatatttttttcatattttttttaattataaatgaataatgtATAGCAATTATTCACGCTTCTGTTGATTTTGATGCAAATTCTTGGTGTagaacatataattttaaatatgacgAAAATATAATAGCTgaaaacaaatactttttattaaacgTACAAAAGTTAAGTGTTATGATTCTCTAATTACAGCTAATTTATATTCTGAAATGCAATGTTAGATCATTGATGctttaacaaatgtaaaaatactaaaaatataaGTTATGAATTTATTAATGAAGGAATTTCTcatttcaaattacaaaaatctatGCACTTTGTAAAGTGTAGGGTTTTAGTCGAAAGTTCAGTAATACTAAAGTTGTCTCTGATACTCATAATGACCACTGAAACCTAATGTGTCACAAGATAACGATTTGTCAAGACTTATGTCCGTGCCATGAACTAAATACATCTTCTGTTAACTTTGAAGTATGTTGATTCATATGAACAATGTCCCACTTTTTCATCCATGGTCCTTGAATGGTGGTGTCAAATTCTGGATCATCAGgtaactgaaaattaaaaataaaacaacatgcATGGTCATTccatttcataaatattttgatgagtGTTAtatagacgaaaagcgcgtctgacgtactaaattataatcctggtacctttgataactattgtaaaaCATGAGCctaatttgttgaatatttacttgGTAGAATAAAATTCGTAACAGGGGTGAATCACAATGACGCAGCTTCCAACAAATCAAACCACACATTGGGCATATTTATAACAAAGTCAATTGTCAATGTTATAACACAGAAATAGGATTTAACTCGaaacttgtctcagaaaaactATTGCCCTGCTTGCACTAAACCAGTAAATGGGTACTTACATACTTACCTCTTGGTCATAGAGCTTTTCGTTTGTTTAGATTGCCATAAAATCTttgctttcttttttcttttacttttttgaaaaagGGGTTATAAGAATCCCTGATTAATTTAAACCGAAACCAGAACAATGCATCGGACGCAACAAACAGACAACGTGTTTAAAATCTtctgtttttaataaatatcatCATTGACCCTGACTGATAACTAGCTTTCACTTCCTCAAACCACTGcaaatatatagacaataactgtttagtgtctttaaatatcagctgtatttgtatgaggctaggaaacaaggtgtatgcgagcgtttagcgagctactacacctgtttcgagccgagtacaaatacagctgatatttaaagacactaaacagttattgtctttatcctgcaattaattctgtatattgtttgtgttttgaaagacacgaaaactaacatatttagcatttattttcgatttgtaatCCCTTAAGACCcgcgtagtaatatcaaaatcacacattacgctgaagacgggttcgcaaaaaaagaatctcgattggtcaacaataatacatcgctcaaggtgaataattatctattttaatataacaaataatttcaacagtaaaaacaaataacaaaacattgtcaaatttgaaacagaaatGTACTagttgtcctacgcttcagacttgacattcactaaacatgaaattgacatggttgatgTTGTAACATAATCctacacattcaagttttgaaatcgacaattgtcatcgtcattggaatgcaactggattacacattctgaggtcacacaggttcaaacaatactcaatccggcagtgggcggagctttaaggctttaaagcgatatctgtatagtagaacacccaattgcaggataaaaacTTATACCTCTGTTCAAAGCAACTTGTATTGAACagagtttgtattttttttaataaaaatgccTTAAGCCCGATAGTCACTTCGGTACAGGTATATAGTTCTTCGAAGGAGCGTGAATAGAAATTGAACTATGCATTTAGACTTTCCTACAAGTACTGTAATTCTACATACCGGCAAGACATCTTTTACTGCTTCTCTTTGTTTCTCGCGTCTATCAACGTTATCAAATGGAGTccaatcaattttaaagttagGGTCCTTCACTGTTCTCATCAGCAAAGGTTCTTTCATCCCATAAAATCCTGCTGGTTCGTCTGGTCTTTGCCATCTCAAATCCAAGCTCCAACGGATTTGTTTTGTCATGTTAGGAAGACTTGAAAAGAAATATGTATAGTTTTGTCTCTTTATAAAGATATCAAAAATACCaagataatttataatttggtttgccaaacgcgcgtttcgtctacattagactcatcgcgctcaaataaaaacagttttatataGGATAATAATGTATAATGCTAGTCTGatcatttttgatattttatttttttttaactaagtTGCTGGAAATAATAAACCATATAAACCTACCTTCTGTGTGGTATTAAGTTGTTCAATAATAGAATACCACCATATGGTACTGGACATGTTATTATATCTTTATCCACATCAACGTCTGTAAATAAGAACATCATAAGTTAATGTGACTTATTTCATAtggcaatataaaaaagaagatgtgattgccaatgagacaacgctccacaggagaccaaaataacacatgaattaacaattataggtcaccgtatggccttcaacgatgagcaaatcctataccgcatagtcagctttaaaaggccccgaaatgaaaaTGTAGAACAATTCAAGACCTAAGATTGGCCAATATGTGTTTCCCTTGTGTTtgtatatcaataaatatagtTACATGATGTGCATGTTTGTTTGATTCTATATAATTAAGGAGGTGTAGTCAtaaattgccaatgagacaattatctaACATAGTCAAAATGGAGTGGATTTAAAAcactataggtcatcatacgACCTCCAACAGTGAGCAAACCAAATGATATG comes from the Mytilus trossulus isolate FHL-02 chromosome 3, PNRI_Mtr1.1.1.hap1, whole genome shotgun sequence genome and includes:
- the LOC134709636 gene encoding neuronal acetylcholine receptor subunit alpha-6-like, encoding MARFMLSIILIWYLNACSQAQTGDNMKALMKKLFITDGYNKEVRPSLNQSEPLRVDLDLFLVAVNGIDEVKQKLITTGFVDIYWKDEYLQWTPATYGNLSTIYVSQDKIWKPDISLQNGFKKLDELGNGFIKVIIEKDGMLRWSPFEIFETKCDINIEKFPFDEQTCDIIFVVWSYSISQIKISKGLKGINFYNFKGNGEWKVVSTSATVDSSAETRVKFSLTVRRIPTFYLINVIAPIVLLAILNIFTFALPVNCGEKMSYSITVFLSFAVFLSIVSSTLPKTAGSILEFYLMFQLGMGTIVVIVTAVELRLHFRSKPVPKWLQVVFTLSFIKYMQSKKTVGCSDNNTQNDSAIMNGEVTKTENTDIIELTWPDIIARVDMILFWVLLVAVIITTLLIYLQLTN